The following coding sequences are from one Desulfosporosinus orientis DSM 765 window:
- a CDS encoding class I adenylate-forming enzyme family protein, with product MVKPSMEFIRPTSGYSNNLVSSMKMNLAKNPDMKAIICEDRWETWAQMWERSNRLGNGMYGLGLKKGDRVALLLKNCFEFPETFVATTKSGFVMSPVNFHLKASEVAYQLNDCGASAVVANPEFIDLLKSIGDQVPSLKHIIVTGDYPSSGVISYERLIAVANPGELDIEISPNDLHMILYTSGTTGRPKGAVRGYSEDYHTGMTVCVEWRIRNGDVQLAVAPLYHAGPCAWYSATLVSGGTLVVVPEFLPDKVLKAIEKHGVNWMMMVPVMYDRMFSLPEDVLGKHDISSLRAVISGGAPLHTPTKLKIKKYFPKAELNEFYGSTELGVSTTLRDEDQLRKERSVGRPLQDLEIKLVGMEGKEVLRGEVGLLYSRGLGGFRGYWNNEQATNEAFLDNEWATVGDLARQDEDGYYYIVDRAKDMIITGGVNVYPVEVEEVLHSMDRILDVAVIGVPDENWGESVKAMVIPKPGADITEVEIINFCRDRMAGFKVPKSVDLVEAIPRLATGKILKRELRKKYWKEDSIQVY from the coding sequence ATGGTAAAGCCCTCCATGGAATTTATCCGCCCGACATCTGGTTATTCAAACAATCTGGTCAGCAGCATGAAGATGAACCTGGCTAAAAACCCGGACATGAAGGCCATTATCTGTGAAGACCGTTGGGAAACCTGGGCACAAATGTGGGAAAGGAGCAATCGTCTGGGTAACGGTATGTATGGGCTAGGGTTGAAAAAAGGTGACAGGGTGGCCCTATTACTAAAAAATTGCTTTGAATTCCCAGAGACATTTGTCGCCACAACCAAAAGCGGGTTTGTTATGAGTCCCGTCAATTTCCACCTGAAAGCAAGTGAGGTAGCCTACCAGTTGAATGACTGCGGGGCCTCGGCTGTGGTTGCCAATCCCGAATTCATTGACTTGTTAAAATCCATAGGGGACCAAGTTCCCAGCCTTAAACATATTATCGTTACCGGAGATTATCCTTCATCAGGGGTTATCTCCTATGAGCGACTGATCGCTGTAGCGAACCCGGGGGAGTTAGATATAGAAATATCTCCTAATGATTTACACATGATACTATATACATCGGGAACCACCGGTAGGCCCAAAGGGGCTGTAAGGGGCTATTCAGAAGACTACCACACCGGCATGACCGTATGCGTGGAGTGGAGGATACGGAATGGTGACGTTCAGCTGGCTGTTGCGCCCCTGTATCATGCCGGTCCCTGCGCCTGGTACAGCGCCACCCTGGTTTCCGGGGGAACCCTGGTGGTGGTTCCGGAATTCCTTCCCGATAAGGTACTAAAAGCAATTGAAAAGCACGGGGTCAACTGGATGATGATGGTTCCGGTTATGTACGACAGAATGTTTAGCCTGCCGGAAGATGTTCTCGGCAAACATGATATAAGTTCCCTGCGAGCGGTTATATCCGGGGGCGCCCCCCTGCACACACCTACAAAGTTAAAAATCAAAAAATATTTTCCAAAGGCAGAATTAAATGAGTTTTATGGCAGCACTGAACTGGGAGTATCAACAACCCTGCGGGACGAAGACCAGTTGAGGAAAGAGCGGTCTGTGGGACGACCCCTGCAAGACCTGGAAATAAAGTTGGTTGGAATGGAAGGCAAGGAGGTCCTCAGGGGAGAGGTGGGCCTTTTATATTCCAGAGGCCTGGGGGGATTTCGAGGGTACTGGAACAATGAGCAGGCGACTAATGAGGCATTTCTAGACAATGAGTGGGCCACCGTCGGCGACCTGGCCCGCCAGGACGAGGATGGGTACTATTATATAGTGGACAGGGCTAAAGATATGATTATAACCGGCGGGGTAAATGTTTACCCGGTGGAAGTTGAAGAAGTGCTGCATTCCATGGACAGGATACTGGACGTGGCAGTAATAGGGGTGCCCGACGAAAACTGGGGAGAATCGGTCAAGGCTATGGTTATTCCTAAACCTGGTGCAGATATAACCGAGGTAGAAATTATTAATTTCTGCAGGGACAGGATGGCAGGGTTTAAGGTTCCCAAATCTGTGGACCTTGTAGAGGCTATACCCAGACTGGCGACCGGGAAGATATTGAAGAGGGAGTTAAGAAAAAAGTATTGGAAAGAGGATTCGATACAAGTTTACTAG
- a CDS encoding SDR family NAD(P)-dependent oxidoreductase: protein MEDYKGKVAVITGGASGIGFGIALALGQKGCNIVITDINVKAGKAAEIKLNEEGIKASFIEHDISNENSWDTAIEMIKLKFSEVHYLFNNAGIVNRAVPLNKMIIKDWQWVLGVNLWGPLFGLRKFTELMDGQAVQGRIITTASTAAVAPFSKWAAYSVSKAAVVRLVENYQAEANLYKKDKVKYSVVMPGVVETNIFNSELNRPSEYANSDVPPKEIIAKGAGTAEGDTAGKISVEKAVERILKQIDYGYTYIYTHRDLTAMLIIEQASAMLLNKAPVDQLVVDYAYYAKKMQR, encoded by the coding sequence ATGGAGGACTACAAAGGTAAAGTTGCTGTAATTACGGGTGGAGCAAGTGGTATTGGTTTCGGTATCGCGTTAGCTTTGGGCCAAAAGGGTTGTAATATCGTGATTACTGATATTAATGTGAAAGCAGGCAAAGCAGCTGAAATCAAATTAAATGAAGAAGGTATCAAGGCATCATTCATCGAGCACGACATATCAAATGAAAATAGTTGGGATACAGCCATTGAGATGATTAAATTAAAGTTTAGCGAAGTTCATTATTTATTTAACAATGCCGGAATCGTTAATCGTGCCGTTCCACTTAATAAAATGATAATCAAAGACTGGCAATGGGTACTAGGTGTTAATCTGTGGGGGCCGTTGTTTGGGTTGCGAAAATTTACGGAGCTTATGGATGGACAAGCAGTTCAGGGCCGGATCATCACGACTGCTTCAACAGCTGCCGTAGCACCTTTCTCAAAATGGGCAGCGTATTCGGTAAGTAAAGCTGCCGTAGTGCGTTTGGTCGAAAATTATCAAGCGGAGGCCAACTTGTATAAAAAGGACAAAGTGAAGTATTCAGTTGTGATGCCGGGAGTGGTTGAAACAAATATCTTTAACAGCGAATTGAATCGTCCATCAGAATATGCGAACTCTGATGTTCCGCCTAAGGAAATTATAGCGAAGGGGGCTGGCACAGCGGAAGGAGATACGGCTGGGAAAATCTCGGTAGAGAAGGCAGTTGAAAGAATACTGAAGCAGATTGATTATGGATACACGTATATTTACACACACCGTGATTTGACCGCAATGCTGATTATTGAGCAAGCCAGTGCAATGCTTCTGAACAAAGCTCCAGTTGATCAGTTGGTAGTCGATTATGCATATTACGCAAAAAAAATGCAACGCTAA
- a CDS encoding helix-turn-helix domain-containing protein, with protein sequence MEGIYLAAKTLGITRNVLYEKLKNIIFLNQYK encoded by the coding sequence GTGGAGGGTATATATCTGGCAGCTAAAACACTGGGTATTACACGTAACGTACTTTATGAAAAATTGAAGAATATAATATTTCTAAATCAATACAAATAA
- a CDS encoding sigma-54-dependent Fis family transcriptional regulator: MYNEIKKNSLINYSMPVTDVMNTYFKPLRRDDTLRTAFQYFKETKLDTLPVVDEQGRLIGVCPKRRLYKALLKGSSLEQTCAPFIVESPKFFSSDLTYDKVSFDGRIGTVPVVDHDGKVVGMIGLKEFLYQSLNQVSFSYASLDSILRAIYEGMIVVDNNGNILKINPSAENMFGIKAEDVIGSSLMEVLPELPFSSQFTQGVKTIVCCIPVLINQVPIFQDGVQIGINIAILDMSDLERIAAELESVKELQSTLSGLLSALSDGVFVLDYAGCIKYINDAASHLVHENPDKIIGKPLVEFLNCSDPVQVRQTGIAEVDVCKIDGKNCMVSHVPISANDDSDKIVGVISIVYLDDNKLTETIARKWFSLRQQVQYYRDEFEKWGIENSSFEQIISQNLEFMTKKVEALRIARSSSTVLLTGESGVGKDMFARAIHSASLQRAKHAFVKVNCAAIPETLFESEMFGYAPGSFTGAYAGGKIGYFEMANEGTIFLDEVGEMPLSIQVKLLQVIQDKKYTRVGETSPRDVDVRIIAATNRDLRNAINKGLFREDLFYRLNVIEMALPPLRSRSEDIIPLANMFIKKYNGILGSSVTGLSSTVEEALVRYPWPGNIRELENAIERAVNFAWEGEIRVEHLPRDILNPVQDIYVPNSYVTVLNDLGKDIILDALKKTDGNKSAAARLLKMSRSAFYEKLAKYGI, translated from the coding sequence ATGTATAATGAAATAAAAAAGAACAGCTTAATCAATTACTCAATGCCAGTTACTGATGTGATGAATACCTATTTTAAGCCGCTTCGCCGCGATGATACTCTGCGTACGGCCTTCCAGTACTTTAAAGAAACAAAACTGGATACTCTACCGGTGGTCGATGAACAAGGCCGCCTAATTGGAGTTTGTCCCAAGAGACGTTTGTATAAAGCGCTTCTGAAGGGAAGCAGCCTGGAACAAACCTGCGCGCCCTTTATAGTCGAATCACCCAAATTCTTTAGTTCAGATCTTACTTATGACAAAGTATCCTTCGACGGCAGGATCGGCACAGTTCCGGTTGTTGACCACGACGGTAAGGTCGTAGGGATGATTGGACTTAAAGAGTTTCTGTATCAAAGCCTAAATCAGGTATCATTTTCCTATGCTTCTCTGGATTCTATACTTCGTGCTATTTATGAAGGCATGATCGTAGTTGACAACAATGGGAATATACTGAAAATTAATCCCTCGGCAGAAAATATGTTTGGAATTAAGGCCGAGGACGTCATTGGCTCAAGCCTGATGGAAGTACTGCCGGAACTCCCTTTCTCAAGCCAGTTTACTCAAGGGGTCAAAACGATTGTCTGCTGCATACCAGTTCTTATCAACCAGGTACCTATATTCCAGGACGGTGTTCAGATTGGCATCAACATTGCTATTTTGGACATGTCTGATCTTGAAAGAATAGCCGCCGAACTGGAGAGTGTCAAGGAGCTTCAATCTACTCTTAGCGGATTATTAAGCGCATTGTCGGATGGTGTTTTTGTATTGGATTATGCAGGGTGTATAAAATATATAAATGATGCCGCCAGTCATCTGGTCCATGAAAACCCGGATAAGATCATCGGTAAACCGCTTGTAGAATTCCTGAATTGCAGCGATCCTGTTCAGGTACGTCAGACTGGCATAGCCGAAGTTGATGTGTGCAAGATAGACGGAAAAAACTGTATGGTATCACACGTTCCAATTTCTGCTAATGATGACAGCGATAAAATCGTTGGGGTAATTAGTATTGTGTACCTTGACGACAATAAACTTACCGAAACAATTGCCCGCAAATGGTTTTCACTTCGGCAGCAGGTGCAATACTACAGGGATGAATTTGAAAAATGGGGCATCGAAAACAGTAGCTTTGAGCAGATTATAAGCCAAAACCTGGAATTTATGACTAAAAAGGTCGAAGCCCTCAGGATAGCTCGAAGCAGTTCTACTGTGCTTTTAACCGGGGAAAGCGGGGTCGGCAAGGATATGTTTGCCCGGGCTATACATTCGGCCAGCCTTCAGCGTGCCAAACACGCCTTCGTAAAAGTGAACTGTGCAGCTATTCCTGAGACCTTGTTCGAATCAGAAATGTTCGGTTATGCTCCGGGTTCGTTCACCGGTGCTTACGCAGGAGGCAAAATTGGTTATTTTGAGATGGCCAATGAAGGTACTATCTTTTTAGATGAGGTTGGGGAAATGCCCCTATCCATACAGGTAAAGCTGCTGCAGGTAATCCAGGACAAAAAATACACGAGAGTTGGAGAAACCAGTCCCCGAGATGTTGATGTTCGGATCATCGCTGCCACCAACCGGGATCTGCGTAATGCCATCAACAAAGGATTGTTCCGGGAGGATCTGTTCTATCGGCTTAATGTGATAGAAATGGCTCTTCCTCCCCTGCGTTCCCGCTCCGAAGATATTATCCCTTTGGCCAATATGTTTATCAAGAAATACAATGGGATTTTAGGTTCAAGTGTAACCGGCTTAAGCTCCACAGTTGAAGAAGCGCTGGTTAGATATCCCTGGCCCGGTAATATTAGAGAGCTGGAAAACGCTATTGAGCGTGCCGTTAATTTTGCCTGGGAAGGCGAGATCAGGGTTGAACACCTCCCCCGCGATATTCTTAATCCTGTGCAGGATATCTATGTTCCAAACTCTTACGTAACTGTACTCAATGATTTAGGAAAAGACATAATTCTTGATGCGCTGAAAAAAACTGACGGAAATAAAAGCGCTGCAGCCAGGCTTCTAAAAATGAGCCGTTCCGCTTTTTACGAAAAATTGGCTAAATACGGAATTTAA
- a CDS encoding sigma-54-dependent Fis family transcriptional regulator — protein sequence MAVNEKLAYIARAQLPVKELMNRSFQVIRPEDNLRKVLEICLETKLDTLPVVDENDRMIGVLPKGRLYDALLESQGLDEPCASYVIYYPIEHSMENAYINQAAMIERSYKRRAGNVPVLNSGGKVVGIIGKVEYLRETLALTIESYVLLESVFQTIYEGMIVVDNEGTISRINQSAQKMFCLQEDKALNTKIQDLIPEVEFIPGFNLGVKRTIRSVPVIMNQVPIQEEGKQIGYNLAFLDLSNIEDIAQELEIVKELKNTVTGVLRASSDGVFISGRNGVIIYVNEKACNLLGVSSDKLIGLSLASVFHNDLPLQAARTGIAEVDICRFDGKNCLIHHLPVKDKEDEFGPVRIFTTIYLADKKLTEDIARTWLSLRQQVQYYREALLKKGMEKSGFESIVSNNPEVIKITLEAQQIARSSSTVLLVGESGVGKDLFARAIHLASPRADQIFVKINCAAIPETLLESELFGYAPGSFTGASKKGKPGYFEQADLGTIFLDEIGEMPLSIQVKILQVIQEKQFMRIGGTTQQKVDVRIIAATNRDLKEAIAKGTFREDLYYRLNVIEFTLPPLRSRPEDILPLAEFFVQKNNRTLGTSIIGIDRASQAALTNYSWPGNIRELENAIERAANYAWEGEIGVEHLPPHILQNENIQIVQEPSSFRTSLDNTDKNIIIDALKKAEGNKSAAAKILKISRSSFYRRMAKYNLC from the coding sequence ATGGCGGTTAACGAGAAACTGGCATATATAGCAAGAGCCCAACTGCCCGTTAAAGAATTGATGAATAGAAGCTTTCAGGTTATCCGGCCTGAGGACAACCTGCGTAAGGTGTTAGAAATATGCCTGGAGACAAAATTAGACACGCTTCCGGTAGTTGATGAAAACGACCGCATGATAGGAGTCTTACCAAAAGGCAGATTGTACGATGCACTTTTAGAAAGCCAAGGGCTGGATGAGCCCTGTGCATCATATGTTATATACTACCCTATTGAGCACTCTATGGAAAACGCCTATATAAACCAGGCAGCAATGATAGAAAGGAGTTACAAAAGGCGTGCGGGCAACGTTCCGGTCCTGAATTCAGGCGGAAAAGTTGTTGGCATTATCGGTAAGGTGGAATACCTTCGCGAAACGCTGGCTCTCACCATAGAATCCTATGTTCTTCTTGAATCAGTTTTTCAAACGATCTACGAGGGTATGATTGTTGTGGATAATGAGGGGACTATATCGAGAATTAACCAGTCAGCTCAGAAAATGTTTTGTCTTCAGGAAGACAAAGCATTAAACACTAAAATCCAGGATTTGATTCCAGAAGTTGAGTTTATTCCCGGTTTTAACTTGGGAGTAAAGCGGACTATCAGATCCGTTCCGGTTATTATGAACCAGGTCCCTATACAAGAAGAAGGAAAGCAGATTGGCTATAATTTGGCATTTCTTGATTTATCTAATATAGAAGACATTGCCCAGGAATTGGAAATCGTTAAAGAGTTGAAAAACACAGTAACCGGAGTTCTTCGTGCTTCCTCTGATGGGGTGTTCATCAGCGGCCGAAATGGAGTGATAATTTACGTTAATGAAAAAGCCTGCAATCTGTTGGGTGTCTCATCAGACAAGTTAATAGGGCTTTCCCTGGCTAGCGTTTTCCACAACGATCTGCCTTTGCAAGCTGCTAGAACAGGTATAGCTGAAGTAGATATATGCAGGTTCGATGGGAAAAATTGCCTTATTCATCATCTCCCTGTGAAGGATAAGGAGGATGAGTTCGGGCCGGTCAGAATATTTACCACTATCTATTTGGCCGACAAAAAGTTAACTGAAGATATAGCCCGCACGTGGCTTTCATTAAGACAGCAGGTTCAATATTATCGCGAGGCTCTGTTGAAGAAGGGGATGGAAAAAAGCGGATTCGAATCGATTGTTTCTAACAATCCTGAAGTTATTAAAATAACTTTAGAAGCACAACAAATAGCGCGCAGTAGTTCCACAGTCCTCTTAGTTGGCGAAAGTGGGGTTGGTAAAGATCTATTTGCCCGGGCTATTCATTTAGCAAGCCCTCGCGCAGATCAAATCTTTGTCAAAATAAATTGTGCAGCCATTCCCGAAACACTTTTGGAGTCAGAGCTATTTGGTTATGCTCCCGGCTCCTTTACCGGAGCTTCCAAAAAAGGCAAACCAGGATATTTTGAACAGGCTGATCTAGGAACTATATTTCTGGACGAAATTGGAGAGATGCCGTTATCTATTCAGGTTAAAATCCTGCAGGTGATTCAGGAGAAGCAGTTTATGCGGATAGGGGGTACAACTCAACAGAAGGTCGACGTACGAATAATTGCTGCTACAAACCGGGATTTAAAAGAAGCTATTGCCAAAGGAACCTTCAGAGAGGATCTCTATTATCGTCTCAATGTCATTGAGTTTACTCTGCCACCATTGCGCTCGCGCCCAGAGGATATTCTGCCTCTGGCTGAGTTCTTTGTTCAGAAGAACAACCGGACTCTTGGAACCAGTATAATCGGCATAGATAGAGCATCCCAGGCTGCCCTGACCAATTATTCCTGGCCCGGGAACATCCGGGAACTGGAAAATGCAATTGAAAGAGCCGCTAATTATGCATGGGAAGGGGAGATAGGGGTGGAACATCTGCCTCCCCATATTCTCCAGAATGAGAATATACAAATAGTTCAAGAACCTTCTTCTTTTAGAACATCCCTTGATAATACAGACAAAAACATAATTATAGATGCATTAAAAAAAGCCGAAGGGAACAAGAGTGCAGCAGCCAAAATTCTGAAAATAAGCCGTTCTTCCTTTTATAGAAGAATGGCTAAATACAATCTGTGTTAA
- a CDS encoding CaiB/BaiF CoA transferase family protein, with the protein MESKTTPLTGVKVLDLTRLLPGPFCSQVLADFGAEIIKIEDTKLGDYTRWYPPVLGESSARFYAVNRNKKSVKLNLKEEPGKEIFRQLINQSDVLLEGFRPGVMEKLGLGYDELKRINPRLIYCAITGYGQSGPYRDAAGHDLNYLNLAGISDRIGHKDERPPLAGIPIADIGGSLWSIVAILLALRAREITGKGQYCDVAMLDGALSWLAMPLADFSVTGKLPARGSDHLNGGYAFYNIYPTADGKYVSLGAVEKKFWTEFCTKIAKPEYIPLQFDPCRQGEIITNLTSMFVQKSQAEWVNFFAASDICFTPVQDMNDLLSHPQIQARNMLVEVEINEKTVLLPGIPVKLSDTPGKVKLEFPGYGQHTLLILKSLGYTKEQIADLQQQGVI; encoded by the coding sequence ATGGAATCAAAAACGACACCGTTAACGGGGGTTAAGGTATTAGATTTAACCAGACTATTGCCAGGTCCCTTCTGTTCCCAGGTATTAGCCGACTTTGGAGCTGAGATTATAAAAATTGAAGATACCAAATTAGGGGATTACACTCGCTGGTACCCTCCTGTATTGGGCGAAAGCAGTGCTAGATTCTATGCAGTTAACCGAAATAAAAAGAGTGTGAAACTCAACTTGAAAGAAGAACCGGGCAAAGAAATATTCCGACAATTGATCAACCAAAGTGATGTCTTGCTGGAGGGTTTCCGCCCAGGGGTAATGGAAAAACTTGGCCTTGGTTACGATGAACTAAAACGGATTAATCCCAGGCTTATCTATTGTGCTATAACCGGTTATGGACAAAGCGGGCCTTATCGGGATGCAGCAGGGCATGACCTTAATTACCTGAATTTGGCGGGGATAAGTGACCGGATTGGTCATAAAGACGAAAGGCCTCCCCTTGCCGGGATCCCAATAGCCGATATTGGGGGCAGCCTGTGGAGTATTGTAGCGATTTTGTTGGCCTTAAGAGCACGGGAAATAACCGGGAAAGGCCAGTATTGTGATGTAGCCATGTTGGATGGAGCGCTGAGTTGGTTAGCTATGCCCCTAGCGGATTTCTCAGTTACCGGTAAACTTCCTGCCCGCGGCAGCGATCATTTAAATGGGGGTTATGCATTTTATAATATTTATCCAACTGCGGATGGCAAATATGTTAGCCTTGGGGCTGTAGAAAAAAAATTCTGGACAGAGTTTTGTACAAAAATAGCTAAGCCTGAATATATACCCCTACAATTCGATCCCTGTCGGCAGGGTGAAATAATAACCAATCTAACTTCGATGTTTGTACAGAAAAGTCAAGCTGAATGGGTTAATTTCTTTGCAGCCAGCGATATTTGCTTTACCCCGGTACAGGATATGAATGATTTGCTATCTCATCCCCAAATTCAAGCTAGAAATATGCTCGTTGAAGTTGAAATAAATGAGAAAACCGTTCTTTTACCAGGCATACCTGTAAAGTTAAGTGATACCCCAGGTAAAGTTAAACTTGAATTTCCAGGCTATGGTCAACATACTCTACTCATATTGAAAAGTCTCGGCTACACCAAGGAGCAAATAGCAGACCTTCAGCAGCAGGGAGTAATTTAA
- a CDS encoding acetyl-CoA hydrolase/transferase family protein — protein sequence MAGFRDEYRSKLRTPDEAVKVVKSGDWVYAGHFAMYTQLLDEALSRRVGEVSDVKVRTVCATSVPKICKVDPEMKSFTFHSGYFSAFERKLSDKGLAVYIPSNYGQSPIFIRNGSAGHPNVAMIGVTKPDNNGYFNFSTAVSYARTACELADIVILEVNDQAPWVYGGEGETIHISDVDYIVEGSYPLIVHSPEGDVTDADKKIATLLVEEIEDGSCLQFGIGKLPATIATMIADSDLKNLGIHSEMASTPFMDLIEKGRVNGSQKKIDKFKATFTFAGGTKELYDYLDRNPAFASYAVDIQNNPARIALNDKQVAINNAIEVDLYGQISSESDGIRQISGTGGQLDFTMGAFMSKGGKPFICLSSTTTHGGGKVKSRIVPTLKPGSIVTVPRSWAPTIVTEYGKAQLGGKSTWKRAEMLIGIAHPDFRDELIKAAQAQGIWTRSNKIC from the coding sequence ATGGCAGGATTTAGGGATGAATATAGATCAAAATTACGAACTCCGGACGAAGCGGTCAAGGTTGTTAAATCAGGCGATTGGGTTTATGCAGGTCATTTCGCTATGTACACGCAGTTACTAGATGAAGCGCTCTCTAGAAGGGTCGGCGAAGTAAGCGATGTTAAGGTCAGAACTGTATGTGCCACCTCGGTCCCCAAAATATGTAAGGTTGATCCCGAAATGAAGAGTTTTACATTTCACAGTGGATATTTCAGTGCTTTTGAAAGGAAGCTGTCAGATAAGGGTCTTGCTGTTTATATACCAAGCAACTATGGTCAAAGCCCTATTTTTATACGCAATGGCTCCGCTGGTCATCCCAATGTAGCTATGATTGGGGTAACCAAACCGGATAACAATGGCTATTTTAATTTCAGCACAGCCGTTTCTTATGCACGGACTGCCTGCGAACTTGCTGATATTGTTATTCTTGAAGTCAATGATCAGGCTCCCTGGGTATATGGAGGAGAGGGGGAGACTATACACATTTCCGACGTTGACTATATCGTTGAAGGAAGTTATCCGCTGATTGTACACTCCCCCGAAGGGGATGTTACCGATGCCGATAAGAAAATAGCCACTCTGCTGGTTGAAGAGATAGAAGATGGAAGCTGCCTGCAGTTTGGCATCGGAAAATTACCTGCTACCATAGCCACAATGATAGCGGATAGCGATCTAAAAAACCTTGGTATTCACTCAGAGATGGCGTCTACTCCATTTATGGATTTGATTGAAAAGGGCCGGGTCAATGGATCCCAGAAAAAAATTGACAAGTTCAAGGCCACCTTTACCTTTGCCGGGGGAACCAAGGAACTGTATGATTACCTGGATAGAAACCCGGCCTTTGCCAGTTATGCAGTGGATATTCAAAATAATCCGGCCCGGATTGCTTTAAATGATAAACAGGTTGCTATTAATAATGCTATTGAAGTCGACCTCTATGGTCAGATAAGCTCCGAATCGGATGGGATCAGGCAAATATCCGGCACCGGCGGGCAGCTGGATTTCACAATGGGTGCCTTTATGTCCAAAGGGGGCAAACCATTTATATGCTTGAGTTCAACTACTACTCATGGTGGCGGTAAAGTCAAATCCAGGATAGTTCCCACCTTAAAACCGGGCTCCATTGTTACAGTTCCCCGGTCATGGGCTCCGACCATCGTCACTGAATATGGCAAAGCCCAACTAGGAGGTAAATCTACCTGGAAACGGGCTGAAATGCTAATCGGCATAGCCCATCCGGATTTCCGTGATGAGCTGATTAAGGCAGCCCAGGCCCAGGGAATATGGACAAGGTCAAACAAAATCTGTTAA
- a CDS encoding iron-containing alcohol dehydrogenase, translating into MATPKYFNWEYYSKLEVGSGCRTFIPQRFQQMGSRRIALITDPGIRQAGIVDKIMDVIEAQNVVKVVGIYDKIQQDALMGIINDCARWCRELAVDGLLAVGGGSVLDSVKGVKAMIGLKATDIRHIMPNNLGLYKDIAQPLGIPHIAVATTAGTGSETSTGAVIFNEFDKVKGVLQHPFTAAEYAFLDPDLTVGLPPHLTAFTGFDALCHAVEAVASPETNCMIDAFSIQAIKLIDEFLPIAVQDGKNLEARTKMLIASNMAIMSFVMAGGICPIHNFAHAVGAHLRIPHGEANAVLMPVVMESFPAFYLPHVDVLADAFGVKKEGKSSQELVADCAQALRDLQTKCGVNSKFTPKLDAKGLETLFALVKSDPAGFKFPLPDDVVKATLEASFNKA; encoded by the coding sequence ATGGCAACACCTAAGTATTTCAACTGGGAATATTACAGTAAATTGGAAGTAGGCTCAGGCTGCCGGACTTTTATTCCCCAGCGCTTTCAACAGATGGGCAGCCGGCGGATCGCACTGATTACCGATCCGGGTATTCGACAGGCTGGTATCGTTGATAAGATTATGGATGTCATTGAGGCGCAGAACGTTGTCAAAGTAGTCGGAATATATGATAAGATTCAGCAAGACGCGTTAATGGGAATCATCAATGACTGTGCACGGTGGTGCAGGGAACTGGCGGTAGACGGTCTGCTGGCTGTAGGCGGCGGAAGCGTGCTGGATTCGGTTAAGGGTGTTAAAGCTATGATAGGATTAAAAGCTACCGATATACGGCACATTATGCCCAACAACCTGGGCTTATATAAGGATATTGCGCAGCCGCTGGGGATTCCTCACATAGCTGTGGCCACAACCGCAGGAACCGGTTCTGAAACATCCACCGGCGCGGTTATATTTAACGAGTTTGATAAGGTTAAAGGAGTTCTGCAACATCCTTTCACTGCTGCCGAATATGCTTTCCTGGATCCGGATCTTACTGTCGGATTGCCTCCGCATTTGACTGCTTTTACGGGATTTGATGCTTTATGTCACGCCGTAGAAGCTGTCGCTTCGCCAGAAACCAATTGCATGATTGACGCTTTCTCCATTCAAGCGATTAAATTGATTGACGAATTTCTCCCCATTGCTGTTCAGGACGGTAAGAACCTGGAAGCCCGCACCAAAATGCTGATTGCCAGTAATATGGCCATCATGAGTTTCGTCATGGCAGGTGGGATATGTCCCATTCATAACTTCGCTCATGCGGTGGGCGCTCATCTGAGAATTCCTCATGGGGAAGCCAATGCTGTCCTTATGCCTGTAGTAATGGAGTCTTTCCCGGCATTCTACCTACCCCATGTGGATGTGCTGGCTGACGCCTTTGGGGTAAAAAAAGAAGGTAAATCCTCCCAAGAATTAGTAGCTGATTGTGCCCAGGCACTGCGCGATCTGCAGACGAAATGCGGAGTGAATTCCAAGTTTACCCCGAAGCTTGATGCCAAAGGCTTGGAAACGCTGTTCGCCTTGGTCAAGTCCGATCCCGCTGGTTTCAAATTCCCGCTGCCTGATGATGTTGTCAAAGCTACCCTGGAGGCTAGTTTTAATAAGGCTTAA